In Sinorhizobium mexicanum, the DNA window AGCGGTTAACGAGCGTTGTCCTGTTGGTGCCGACTATCCGCGCCAGCTCGCTCAACGGAATCTGCCGAGCGACGCGCTGCACCAGCAGATCACATGACTTCTGCACGAGCGGGTCGGCGGAGAAGAACAGCGCAGCAGACCGTTGCTCGATCTGAGCGACGCAGGCTCCAAGCCGGCTTACCACTTCCTGCTCTATCAGCGGCCACAGCAGGTAGTCCAAAAATCCGCTGGCGAAAACCGCGCTACGATGCAGGCCGGTTTCGGAAACGAGTGCCAGTTGCATGAGTTCGGGAGGGAGTCTTGCAGGCTGGTGCTCGTGTTGATGCGGCAGGCGGCAATCGACGATGAGGATTTGCGCCGAACGCCCCGGTCGCAACATTCGGTGATCGATCACGTCGACCCGCCGCAATGAATTTGCCATTTGCGACAGAGAATTTGCCGCTACCGGATCCGAGCCAAGATACGCAGCCAAAAAGGAAGCATGCACCTCGAAGAGCACCTTGAGAATGTGGCCTGCCGAAAGCTTGACCCAGGGCTGATTGGACGGTTGGGGGACGCGGGAGCCCCGGCTTGCATGGAGGGTTTGAGCGCAGGAATCTTTGCAATCAACGCGTCTTGGATGGAAGAAAATATCAACCGTTGGGTGAACAAACCAATACCCTACTTCCGCGACTGTCTCGGCGAGGAGACCCGATCCCGGTCGGACGACTCGCCGGGGCGGTAGCAATGGGCACAAGGGCAGCGGCAGCGCTGAGCACGCGGAAGCCGATCTCACGAGCACAAGAGGGAGGCTGTGTGGGGGCGCCGGTGGGAATTTCCGTCGTCGAAGAGAGGAGACACAGGCAAGCTTGAGGTCGAATGGGATACGGTCTTGTTTACCGGATAGGCAATCAGATCATCGAAGCGGGTGGCTGAAATCGCCGGCGGGGCGTCCGTGTGGTGCACGACTCCTGATGGGATTTCGATTGGTTCTTGGTCCCGCTCTACGTTGCGAAATTTCGTAGCAACCCGGCTAGCCCGGCATGGCACCTTCTTCTTTTCTATATTAGCGCTGTCGTATAAATTTACCTGCTCAGCTTGCTATTGGGTACAGAACGGGCGAGATGCAGACAGCGCGCCGCAATCGGACTGCACGCGCACATCTTTGGGTCAGGTCCTCGGCCATTGAACCAGCAGGAACGATAAAAGCAGCAATACTGAACCTGGAGAATACATGATGGAAAATAGCGCCGGTGATGCCGTTTTTCGATATCGCGGCTCAACGTTCGATAGCATGATCGAAACCCTGGGAGGGGTTTTCGGCACATTCGATGCCGAGCTCGTCGGCCGTGCTCAAGACTTTCATTGGGCGATCGATCTTTCGGCCTGTGAAAGCGCAGCATTGATTACTGGGTACCATCAGACAGGGTTTCAGTTCCGCGCTCAGGGGGCTTCCGATGCAACAGAGCACCTATCGATCGTAGTGCCGCGCAGAGGTGGCATGGGGGTCACGTACGGTTCGCGCATCGCCGAGGCCGGACAAGGGAAATTGCTTCTTTACCGGAATTTCGAGCCTGGCGGCATCTCAATGCACGGGCAATCCAATCTCATAGACGAGTTGGTGCTTGATTGGTCCTTGATCCAACGGACCATTGGCGAAACTTTCGATGTGCCGTTTAATGGCTCGCTCGACCTGTTGCCCGAATTGGATCTGTCAACGCCAGTTGGCAGGACAATCGGCAATATTACGGAAGCGGTCATCGACGGAATACGCGATAATGGCCCCCTTACTCATTCTCCCGTAGCGATGGCACATATTACGCAGGCACTAGCCGACGTGGTAATAAGGATGGTGCCTCATCGGTTGTCGCATTTACTGGATAAGAAGCCTTGCATGATTGCTCCCGGCCATGTCCGCCGCGGGATCGAGTTCATGTGTGCCAATATCAACCGTCCGATTACAATGCCAATGGTGGCAGATGCAGTGGGTGTTTCCACCAGAGCACTCGAAGCGGGTTTTCGTGCTTTCAAGGATACTACGCCTGCTGCCTATCTACAGATGCTTCGGTTACGCGCTGCACGGGAGGACCTGCTCGATCCAGAGAACCGTATGCTTTTGAAAGAAATCTGCCTGAAATGGGGGTTCTTTCAGTTCGGGAGGTTCTCCGCAGTTTATAGGGCGCACTATGGAGAAAATCCGTCCGAGACAAGGAGACGCGTCGGCGGATCATATTCTCGTAGGTCCTCCTGACAAAGCGGATGAACGAGCCCACGAGGCGCGTGAATCGGAAGAAGCCATGCCGTGGATATGCCTCTGCGTCGGCGGATGATCGCCGTTGGTGCCGCTCACTTTCTCCTCGCCAGCATCCGTCGCTCAGCCGCTTCCACAGCGGCCAATTTGTCGTCCGCTTCACGGATGAACTTCGCAAGCGGCCAAGGGGCGCTCCTCGTAGTTTGACCGCCTTAATCGGTGTCGTCGACCGCCAGAAGCTCTTGACCGAACAGGTCGAACTATCGGCACACGATGACGAAAGTCCGACCGTTCACTCGCTGAAAGTCGGCGCGACGCGAGGCTAGATCGCTAGCATTGCCCGAGCACGGCGCGTCCGCAATCCGACACGCCGTATTCAAATTCGCGTTCAATATGCAATTCGCGAATGAAAGTTTCCATACCCCGTCTCTGCACTGTGAAAATGTCAATTTGTATTACTAATAAACGGTGCTGATAGGTCGGATGGCATACATCCACGGTATGGATAAAGAGACATGCGGTTCAAGGGTCTTGATCTAAATCTCCTCGTCGCGCTCGACGCTCTGATGGCCGAGCGTAACCTCACGGCGGCGGCACGCAGCATCAACCTGAGCCAGCCAGCGATGAGCGCGGCCGTCGCGCGGTTGCGCACCTACTTCCGTGATGAGCTGTTTACGATGGCTGGCCGCGAATTTATCCCTACGCCGCGTGCGGAAGGGCTCGCCTCCGCGGTGCGCGAGGCTCTGCTGCACGTTCAGCTCTCGATCATTTCCTGGGAGCCGTTTAACCCGGCTCAGTCGGATCGTCGTTTCAGAATCGTTCTTTCCGATTACGTCACACTCGTCTTTTTTGAAAGGATCGTGGAGCGTGCGGCGCGTGAAGCTCCCGCCGTCAGTTTCGAATTTCGGCCTCCCACCGACGACAATGAGGACCTTCTCCGGCGCGGCGATGTCGATCTGGTAATTCTCCCGGAAATCTTGATGTCGAACGCTCATCCTCGCGCGAAATTGTTCGACGATGTACACGTGTGCGTCGGTTGTCGCACGAACGAGCAACTGTCGGAGCCACTTACATTCGACAGATACATGTCGATGGGCCACGTTGTGGTCAAGTTCGGGAATAGCCGGAGGCCAGGCATCGAGGAATGGTATTTGCTCGAGCATGGTCTCAAGAGACGTACCGACGTCGTCCTACAGGGCTTCAGCATGATTCCGCCCATGCTGGTGGGGACCGAGCGTATAGGAACCATGCCTCTACGGCTGGCGCAGCATTTCGCAAAGACAATTCCTCTGCAGATCGTCGAACTTCCGCTGCCACTTCCCCCATTCACCGAGGCTGTCCAATGGCCTGCCCTTCACGATAGTGACCCGGCAAGCCTGTGGATGCGCGAGATGTTAGTGCAGGAAGCGTCCCGTATGAGTTCGCCGCTTGCCACGGCCGAGCCCCTGATCAACCCGGACCAACACGAGTATTGTCCGGCTCACCTCTGATCCACAAACCTCATCGGGGCCAGGGCTGTAAAATGGGTCGCGCGGCACCCCTTGATGGCGAAGCGCGTCAATGCCGCCGGTACGCTTGTCCGTTCCCCACGCAACCTTGGCGGCGCCTCAATCATGAAGGGACATCTGGCGGGATCGCCCCACGACGCTCGAACGCTGCGGCGAACTAGCGGGCGAGAAGCTGCGCAGCCGCGGATCCGACGTCCTTCGGCGTCGCCCAACGCGTGCTGACGGTTCCCATAAAACGGGGGCTCATCGAGGTGAGATACCACCTCACTAAGGCCGAAGTGGACGCCTCATTGATGCGCCCAATCCAAGGACGTCCCCGTGGTCGGCGTGACCGCACGTTTTCACTGTTCCTGGCGCGGACCGGCGCGCTCGTCCCCGAAGCTGGGCGAACTGGTAGAGCGTCTCGTAGCTGACGGAAATCGACGCTCGAGCCGCATGCGGCCGGCGATCTGCCGTGGCGACCAGCCATCCATGATCCGCTCGATCACCGATTGGCACACATCGGAGAACCGGGCGAGCTTGCGCGGCTTGGCTCTGCGCTCACGCGCCATCTCGTTGGCGGTCACGCAATAATAGTAGCCGCTCAGATCCGGCATCTGAGGGTCCTCAAAAGCATTGCGCTTGAGCTCGCGGAAAATCGCCGAGCTAGGATGGGCCATGGGGGCCCCAACTCGCATCCGTTCGAAATCGAAGCTGGTAGGTGAGGATCACTTCGGCTTCGGGTACGGTCGACGACCAAGCGCCCTTCGTGTTGAGTAAGCGCAGTGTCACACTCTCGACAAATGTCGGACATCGAACGAGGCCATCAATGCCATCTCATTGTTTTAAAACAATGTTGCCGTGTGGCACGATACATGCTTCGACGTCGGCAAAGCGCTGAGCCAAGGAGGAGAAAACATCCCACGATAGCCCGGCGAAGATGGGGTCGCCGCCCGTGAACTGAGCCGATGAAGGGTTTTGCACATTGTGCCCAGCTTGCAGGCTGCGCCCGCGTGAGGGACTGAGGAAGGATGGCCAACCTGTTTTCGGCCCTGCAGCGCGGCAACAGAACTGCCCTTGTCACGGCCAATCGGATCAACTCTTCAGGAAAGGGGGCAAATGACACTTCACATCGGGGTATGTTGGCAAGAAGCACATGGGCGCCATGCGTCAAACGTTGTTGATTCACCAGAGTGCCATTCCATTCCGCATCATCCACATTCACACGACGTGATCCCGCCGGCGAGCAAGTCGCAGCGAGGCGATTCTGCAGCGATGCTGGCTGGCAAATCGGAAAATTCGGCGCGATCACCGGTACGCACCGCGGCGGCTGGAACGCACAACTTGACGTCATTGGCAGTCTTTGCTTTCGGCGCTTTCTGCGCAACTTTGACAGTCGCCACAGCGGCGGAAGAAACAATCTATGCTGCGCCCGACAGTAGCCTTGTGATGGGTTTAGGGTACCTTCGGCTCAAGGGTAACGAGCTTGTCTACAGCGCTGCGGGCAATCGTATCAGCCACTTGATCTGGGAAACCGACGCCCCAGTTCTGACGACGGGCTTCAAGGCTGAGCTTGTTGACAACTGGACTATCTCAGCTAGCGCCGCCATCGGCTTTTCCGGCGATAGCCACATGGAGGACTATGATTGGACCGAACCTTGGGGCTTTGGTCGGGGGGATTGGTCGCATCGGTCGATCCACTCCCATACTGACCTTGACCGTTACATCAACCTTGACATCGCCGCAGGCCGAGACTTTGTGATCAACGATGCGACGGCTATTAACCTGCACGGCGGTTTCAAATACACCGATGTGAAGTGGACCGCCTTTGGTGGCTCGTTCACCTACAGTGTCGATGGCTTCCGGGACACGACGTTCCACCTCCCGGATAGCGAACGTGGCATTAGCTACGAACAGCAATACCCGGGCGTTTTCCTCGGCGTAGAAGCGACCACGAAATTCGGCAATTGGACCCTCTCTGCTCTGCTGCGCAGCGGCGTCAGCGTCGATGCCGGTGATGTTGACAATCACTGGCACCGGAAAGTGCGTTTCGAAGAAGAGTTCAGCACGCTGCTTTTCGTTTCGGTCGGCGCCAAGGCAATTTATCAGGTGACCGACCGCGTCAGCCTCTTCCTGGCCGGCAATCTCGATAGGTACTTCCGCGAGAAAGCTGAGGCGACGGAGTACGACAGGTCGACGAGCCCACCAAGAGTCAATGTCGGCAACGACTTCGCCGGCATGGACCTCTACGCCTTCACCCTATCGTCCGGATTCAAATTCAAGTTCTAAGGAGCCACCGTTGCGACTTGGGACGGTGGTCAGCTGCGAGGCTAACTGCATTACGGTGTTGCTTTCAGCAGTTTTCTTGAGGTCCTGCAAAAGTTTCTCGGTCAGGAAAAGTGAACACAGCTTTAGTTACCGGCGGTTAGGGATATCGTTGGTCTCGAGATTTAGCTTCAAGCACCGGTGACCCTATGAGGTAGCCGATCAGACGGATCTGACGTTTTCCGCTTTCGACTTCCCGGTCTTGCGGTCCTGGCCAAGGTCATAGCTGACCTTCTGACCGTCGCGAAGCAGATTCCCACCCTGCACAGCCGAAACATGGACGAACACGTCCGCTCCGCCATTGTCGGGCGTAATGAAGCCAAAGCCCTTGTCCTGGTTGAAAAATTTTACGGTACCGGTCGCCATGAACATCCTCGTGAGCTGAGCGGCGTCGGCGCCGCCGGCGAAGCTTATTCGCTGCTGCCCGCGCCTGCAACCGCGTTTCTTGAATGAACAACCTTAAGGAAGTCCTGTCTTGAAGCGTCGCGGGCCCATATGGGAGACTGAAAATCAGGTCCAACACGCTTGCTCGTGCTCGAGGTGCCATCCGGTGGGCTGGTGACCCCATCTCAAGATCATTTGTCTATGTCCTTCATTCGAGCTGCTCACATTCGCTCTGGCGGTCAGACCGCCTTTCCGCCAGAGCTGATCTCATGCTGCCGCGGGATCGTAGTGACCACTCTTGGTCACTAACGTCCAGGCGATACGGGGATTCGATTGGCGAGGGCGACCGTGATCAGCATCGGCGGCTTTCTGCCGATGTCTTGCCGGGCTTTTCGTTCGGTCGAATGCCGGCTCGGTGTCAGTCCCATCCAGCCGGAGAAATCCTGCACATGAAGATCTCTGCTGGCGCAGCGAGGGCAGTGGCGATAACGGGTCCTAATCCAGGAATGGCCATCAATCGCTTGGCGACATCTTCGCGTCGGGCCCTGCAAGCGATTTCCTGATCCAGCTCGCGCACCTTGTCGACGAGTGCGCGCAGAGAAAAAGCAGGCACTGGCGGTGATGTTCGGAAACGCGATGTGCAGGTCGGCAGCGTAGCCACTCGTTCTTCGCGGCGCGGATCGGTTCGATATCGATTCAACTTTCGAACGGCAGAGAGGCTGGAGCACATCGCGAATGGGAGAAACATCACGCCATCCAGCGTCAATTGATCCATGCTTTGGGGTCGCAAATGTGGGGGAGGAGCCTTCCACGAGGACGCGAGAGGCAGCCGATGGGGCGAGACTAGGTGAATACCGAGACGAGGACGGACAGCCAGATCAAAACGACTCCCAACGCTAACGCTCGCCTGGCGGCTATGACCTTCTCGTCGCCGTCATTTGCAACGGGGGTCGTCACAATCCAGGGCACCGAGCCAAGCGCTGCAAATCCGGCGAGCGCCAAAATCACAATGACAAGATCGGCGTTGCTCCAGGCGTCGGGCTCATACAATCCCCAGTAGCCAAGGAACGCCATCCCCACTGCGAACATGGTGGCGGAGGCAGAGCAAAGTCCTGCAACAGCACCTGATGGCGCACGCATGTAGCCTCCTTTCCGTGAGGTCAATTCAATGGCGATATCCAATGATGGTGCAGACCGCCTTTGCACATATGTGGCAATGCGCCGTCTCATCCTGATCGGGTTTTTCCGCGCAGTTGGTGCACGAGGATTCACGTACGTCGCATATAAGTTCATTGATTCGGAATCGAAGTTCAACATTCTTGTTGATCGGGACAATCTTCCCGGCTGACGACAAGGAGAGCCGCGTTCAACAAAGCCGCGGCGGCATCAACTGTGTAGCTTTGCACTCAGGGGATTTGGGCTCCGCAAACAGCGCGACGCCCGTTCCGCTAGTTCAGTAGGAACGTGGAGGTTGGCACTCGAAGTGCAGCAGCGATGCGCCGGAGCCTGCCCGGGTCGACATCAGCACCTATTTCAATCCTTGTGATTTCGGCGCCAGTCAGGCCACAGGTTATTGCAAGGTCCTCAACGCTATATCCCACCGCTTCGCGAGATCGCCGAACCGCGGCTGCTATACCGCCGTGGCCTCGGTCTGCGACGGGCGCCCTTATATCTCTCATTGAAGTTGTCATGGGTCGATCCCTCGATGGTGCGCCCTAAGCGAGCCGGCCGTCACAGGAGGTCGGGCAGACAGGATGATGTTGTTGCAGCGCAATATAAGGACAATAAGTATGATGAATATAAGGCAGGCGCTGGTGTCCGGCGAGCGGTGGGTGGGGCAATGGCTGGAGAGGCATCCTTCTGTCGAGATCGTAAGCCGAAACCGTAGCGGATTTATGCGTACTCGCGAGGCGCCGCAAACACGTCAGATGGCAGATCCGTTCCATCTAGGAATAGACGAGCCTTTCCGGCCGCGCCACAGGACGAGCACCGCTGCCGATAGGAGTGTCAGGGGTGCGCCGTGGCGCCCTACCGAGGGCGTATGCCAACCCGTAGGGCGCGTGGCCGGTTGCCGTGTCTTGAGCACCTGCAAACTGGCAGATAATCAATTGGCAAATGTTGCGGTACAGCCAGTTAGAGATCCGCTAAGGTACCTCGGCCCTGGCGCAGGGCTGCACGGGGCAACTGACGACCGTGCAGGTGGAGCGTTTCGACGACAACCTGCCGGAGATCCGGGCCTTCGACCCGCCGGCATGATGGCTGTTCGAGGCCCAACGTGCCCGGCCCAACGGGGGATCCATCGTTCAGCTCTGCACCTTTTGAAAGGCGGAGCCCGTTGGCGCGCTTGCGCTTTCTATGACATGGCGGCGCATGTAAGCTTGGGGACTACTGCCCATTTCGATGCGGAACGCATACACGAAAGCCGATGTCGAGCCGTAACCAAGCTCCATGGCGACTTGTGTTACGCCCAGACCACCGCCCAGAAGCTCTATTGCACGGAAGAGCCGAAGGCGCCGTCTCCATGAGCGCAGGCTCATGCCCAGCTCCGTGTTGAAGCGGCGCGCCAATGTTCGGGGCGAAATATTCAGCGCCAGCCCCCATTCCTCCGGGCTTCGGTCATCCGTCGGGTCCAGATAGAGCGCCTCGCACAGCGCGGTCAACGGCTTGTTGCGCGGCCATGGCAAAGCCGATGGCAGCGGCTGGACCCGCACGAGCTGATCGAGGATGAGGGCGGTCACGCGACCTGAATAGCCATCTCCTTCCGGCTCGCCCTCGAGTTCCGTGGCCTCGATGATCAAGGCCTGCAGCAAGGGTGACATCATGAAGATCGTCGGGACCCTCGGTAAGTTTGCGCCGGCTGCATCCGCGATCCAGAGGCTTCGAAATACCGCGCCGAGAAGCGAGCCGACGCGGTGCACGACGCCGGTCGGCAACCACACTGCCTGATCCGGCGTGATCACGAAGGATTGGGCTTCCGTGTAAACCGTCAGCACGCCGGAGATCGCATAGACCAGCTGGTGCCAGGTATGGGAGTGGTCCGGAAAATAATGACGCGCGGGAATGGATTGCGCTCGCACGGTGATCGGTTGAGGAGGACGAACCCCGGGTGGCGCGGTGATCGGATGCCAGATCATGTTTATCTCTCGTTTTGGCAGGTACTCTACATAGATTGTCGGTCCATTGAAATACAGCCAAATCGAAATTCGCTAATCTTTGGTCAAATCGAATGCCAAGTGCCTTTTCCGCCCGACGCGACCAGACCTCGCGCCGGACCAGTCCTCTCATGCCCTGTGAAGCCGGATGTCAGAAATTACCGCAAGCAAAGTGCTCGAACCCGCTGCCTCTTCTCATTATGACGCCGCACGCGGCAACCTTGCGAGGCTGACCATTGCACAGGCGTTGGGGGGCGCGAATTCGGCCGTCATCTATTCCACCGGGGCGATCGCCGGAAACACGCTTGCTCCTACCCCCGCGCTCGCCACGATGCCGATATCGATGTTCGTGGTGGGGATGGCGGTCTCGACGCTGCCCGCCGGTGCCATCGCGCAACACTACGGCCGCCGTACGGCATTTCTGGTTGGGACGGGCTGCGGCGTGCTCGTCGGGTTGCTGGCGGCGGTCGCGGTGGTGATCGGCTCATTCTGGCTATACTGCGCCGCGACGTTCTTCGGGGGCGTCTATGCCGCCGTAGTGCTTTCCTTCCGTTTCGCGGCCGCAGACTGCGTGCCGGCTGAACGGCGCCCACGCGCCCTGTCCTTCGTCATGGCGGGCGGTGTCGTCGCCGGGGTGATCGGGCCGCAGCTTGTCAACAACACCATGTATCTCTGGATGCCGCATATGTTCGCGGCGAGCTACCTCGCACAGGCGGCGGTGGCGGCACTCTCCGCACTGCTACTGATCGGCGTTCGCCTTCCGGTGCCGACCAAGGTGGAGGCCGCGGGCGGTCGTCCCGTTGGTGTTATAGCCCGCCAGCCCCGGTTCATCACGGCGGTCATCTGCGGGGTCGTCTCCTACCTGCTCATGAACTTCCTGATGACCGCGGCACCCTTGGCCATGCAGCTCTGCGGCCTGTCGCAGGAGTCCTCCAACCTCGCCATTCAATGGCACGTGGTCGCGATGTATGCCCCAAGTTTCTTCACCGGTCGGCTGATCACGCGCTTCGGCGCACCCCGCGTGGTCATGACGGGCCTGGTGCTGACGGGCATCTCCGCGGCCGTCGGATTGACGGGGGTCGATGTGGCGCATTTCTGGATCACCCTGATCGTGCTCGGTGTCGGCTGGAACTTCGGTTTCCTCGGTGCGTCGGCCCTGGTGCTCGAGTGTCACCGCCCCGAGGAAAAGGCGCGGGTTCAGTCGCTCAATGACTTCGCCGTATTCGGGACGATGACTCTCGGCTCATTTCTCTCCGGAGGCCTCCTGACGGCATACGGCTGGAACACCATCCTCGCGCTCTCCTTCATTCCCCTCGTGCTCGCCCTTTTTGCGCTGGGCGGGACCTATGTGCGCGGTGCGGCGGGGTCGCGGTGACTGCGATAGGCGCAACCTCAACGACCGGGTGAAACGCTAGCTGGAGTGGCCGCAATGAAGATAACCAAAGTCGAAACGCTGGAAATCGACCTCTCCGGACAGAATGGCATCGCGCTCTGGCGACCCATCTTCGCGCGCATCCACACCGATGAGGGCATCACCGGGCTCGGTGAGGCTGCACTGGCGTTCGGAACGGCATCCGAAGCCGTGGGGCCGATGATCGTCAAGCTCGCCGAGCGTTTCGTTCTCGGTCATGACCCGAACGACACCGAGACCCTATGGGAGCACATGCTGCGCCAATCTTTCTGGGCGCAAGGCGGCGGACCGGTGATCTTCGGCGCCATGAGCGCGCTTGATGCAGCGCTCTGGGACATCAAGGGCAAGGCTGCCGGGCTGCCGGTGCACCGCCTGCTCGGGGCGAAAACGCCGGAACCGCTACGCTGCTATGCGAGCCAATTGCATTTCGGCTGGGAGGCGGAGCACAGGATGCACGACGACCCAGCCGAATACCGCGAAACCGCGCAGAAAGTGCGGGAAGAGGGGTATGGCTGCGTCAAGCTCTGTCCCCTCTATGTCGCGGCGGGCGGCGGACGTGCACGGCATCGTGGTCTTCTGACACCGCAAAACCGCAAGCTGGCGAAGGCCCGAATGGAAGCCATCCGGGAAGGGGTTGGGTCGGATGTCGATGTCATCATCGAACTGAATGGACCGACCTCGACCGCATCCGCGCTTCAGATCGCGGATATGTTCGCTGACTTCGGCGTGCTCTTCATCGAAGAACCGACCCACTACAACAGCCCCGAAGCCCATCTGAAGGTGGCGGCGCGTTCGTCGATCCCGATGGCGACCGGGCTTCCTGCCCTATCTGCAGGCCGGCGCCATTTCCGAAGGCATGAAGATCGCGCATCTCGCGCATGCCTTCGACGTCGGGGTTCAGGCGTATGTCTGCGGCTCGCCGCTCTGCTCGGCGGTCGCGCTTCAATTCGAAGCGGCCATCCCGAATTTCGAGATCCACGAGCACCCACACCTTTGCGCTCAAGTCCTGCAATCGCGACCTGTTCGAGGAAGACCTCCAACCGGTCAACGGCCGGTTGGTGGTGCCGACTGAACCGGGCTTCGGGATGACTCTGAGGAAGGATGCCGAACAGCGCATGGAAATTGCCTCGGTCAGTCTGAGGTGAAGAAGGATCACCGCACGTGGAGCAAACCGACAGGAGGATTGAACAGAACTCAGCAACGGCACTCAAAATTAAGTTTCGCTAACAAAACCAATGGGGAACGAAAATGAAGAAATCTCTATTCCTGGTAACACTCGGCGCAGTGGCTCTCCTATCCGGCACGGCTACAGCGGGCACGCTCGACGAGGTAAAGGCGCGCGGCAAACTCAATTGCGGCGTCAGTTCGGGTACCGCAGGCTTTTCAGCTCCCGACGCGAAGGGTGTATGGCAGGGCTTCGACGTCGCATTCTGCCGGGCCGTCGCTGCGGCCGTGCTCGGCGATCCGATGAAGGTCGAGTTTGTTCCGACAACCGGACAGACCCGCTTCACCGCCCTTGCCTCGGGCGAGATCGATCTGCTCTCGCGCGCCACCACCTGGACCTTTTCGCGCGACACGGACCTTAAGCTCACCTTCGCGGGCACCAACTTCTATGACGGGCAGGCCTTCCTGGTAAAGAAGGAGCTTGGTGTCTCCTCGGCCAAGGATCTCAACGGCGCTACCGTCTGCATCCAGTCCGGCACCACCACCGAGCTCAACCTTGCGGAATATTTCCGCATCAACAAAATGACCTACGAACCGGTGCCGGTCGATTCAAGCGCCGAAGGCGAGCGCCAATATCAGGCGGGAGCGTGCGACGTCTATACAAGCGACGGCTCCGACCTTGCCTCGGTGCGCGCCAGTTTCCCAAACCCATCCGATCACGTCATCCTGCCCGAAATCATCTCGAAGGAACCGCTTGGACCGATCGTGCGCCAGGGTGACGAGCAGTGGGCGGACATCGTGCACTGGACGCAGAGCGCGCTTTTCGCCGCCGAGGAACTGGGCGTGACCAAGGCCAATGCCGACCAGCTCGCCGATGACTCGGACAATCCGGAAATCAACCGGCTTCTCGGCAAGGAGGGCGATCTCGGCAAGATGCTGGGTCTCGATGTCGAATGGGCCAGGCGTGCTATCGCGGCCGGCGGAAACTACGGCGAGATCTTCGCTGCCAATCTCGGCGATCAAACGCCTATCCGCCTCGAGCGGGGGCTCAACGCGCTCTGGACCAAGGGCGGCCTGATGTACGCCCAGCCGTTCCGGTGAGAACGCCCTTGTGGCGCGCGGTTTGAAGACCGCGCGCCCTTCCTGACGAAACGCATGACCGCGCTGCATCCCGCCGTCACCGGCATGGGGAACGCTGCG includes these proteins:
- a CDS encoding helix-turn-helix transcriptional regulator: MMENSAGDAVFRYRGSTFDSMIETLGGVFGTFDAELVGRAQDFHWAIDLSACESAALITGYHQTGFQFRAQGASDATEHLSIVVPRRGGMGVTYGSRIAEAGQGKLLLYRNFEPGGISMHGQSNLIDELVLDWSLIQRTIGETFDVPFNGSLDLLPELDLSTPVGRTIGNITEAVIDGIRDNGPLTHSPVAMAHITQALADVVIRMVPHRLSHLLDKKPCMIAPGHVRRGIEFMCANINRPITMPMVADAVGVSTRALEAGFRAFKDTTPAAYLQMLRLRAAREDLLDPENRMLLKEICLKWGFFQFGRFSAVYRAHYGENPSETRRRVGGSYSRRSS
- the nodD2 gene encoding transcriptional regulator NodD2, producing the protein MRFKGLDLNLLVALDALMAERNLTAAARSINLSQPAMSAAVARLRTYFRDELFTMAGREFIPTPRAEGLASAVREALLHVQLSIISWEPFNPAQSDRRFRIVLSDYVTLVFFERIVERAAREAPAVSFEFRPPTDDNEDLLRRGDVDLVILPEILMSNAHPRAKLFDDVHVCVGCRTNEQLSEPLTFDRYMSMGHVVVKFGNSRRPGIEEWYLLEHGLKRRTDVVLQGFSMIPPMLVGTERIGTMPLRLAQHFAKTIPLQIVELPLPLPPFTEAVQWPALHDSDPASLWMREMLVQEASRMSSPLATAEPLINPDQHEYCPAHL
- a CDS encoding AraC family transcriptional regulator, whose protein sequence is MIWHPITAPPGVRPPQPITVRAQSIPARHYFPDHSHTWHQLVYAISGVLTVYTEAQSFVITPDQAVWLPTGVVHRVGSLLGAVFRSLWIADAAGANLPRVPTIFMMSPLLQALIIEATELEGEPEGDGYSGRVTALILDQLVRVQPLPSALPWPRNKPLTALCEALYLDPTDDRSPEEWGLALNISPRTLARRFNTELGMSLRSWRRRLRLFRAIELLGGGLGVTQVAMELGYGSTSAFVYAFRIEMGSSPQAYMRRHVIESASAPTGSAFQKVQS
- a CDS encoding omptin family outer membrane protease; this encodes MTLHIGVCWQEAHGRHASNVVDSPECHSIPHHPHSHDVIPPASKSQRGDSAAMLAGKSENSARSPVRTAAAGTHNLTSLAVFAFGAFCATLTVATAAEETIYAAPDSSLVMGLGYLRLKGNELVYSAAGNRISHLIWETDAPVLTTGFKAELVDNWTISASAAIGFSGDSHMEDYDWTEPWGFGRGDWSHRSIHSHTDLDRYINLDIAAGRDFVINDATAINLHGGFKYTDVKWTAFGGSFTYSVDGFRDTTFHLPDSERGISYEQQYPGVFLGVEATTKFGNWTLSALLRSGVSVDAGDVDNHWHRKVRFEEEFSTLLFVSVGAKAIYQVTDRVSLFLAGNLDRYFREKAEATEYDRSTSPPRVNVGNDFAGMDLYAFTLSSGFKFKF
- a CDS encoding cold-shock protein, which translates into the protein MATGTVKFFNQDKGFGFITPDNGGADVFVHVSAVQGGNLLRDGQKVSYDLGQDRKTGKSKAENVRSV
- a CDS encoding MFS transporter, with product MSEITASKVLEPAASSHYDAARGNLARLTIAQALGGANSAVIYSTGAIAGNTLAPTPALATMPISMFVVGMAVSTLPAGAIAQHYGRRTAFLVGTGCGVLVGLLAAVAVVIGSFWLYCAATFFGGVYAAVVLSFRFAAADCVPAERRPRALSFVMAGGVVAGVIGPQLVNNTMYLWMPHMFAASYLAQAAVAALSALLLIGVRLPVPTKVEAAGGRPVGVIARQPRFITAVICGVVSYLLMNFLMTAAPLAMQLCGLSQESSNLAIQWHVVAMYAPSFFTGRLITRFGAPRVVMTGLVLTGISAAVGLTGVDVAHFWITLIVLGVGWNFGFLGASALVLECHRPEEKARVQSLNDFAVFGTMTLGSFLSGGLLTAYGWNTILALSFIPLVLALFALGGTYVRGAAGSR
- a CDS encoding helix-turn-helix domain-containing protein; this encodes MTTSMRDIRAPVADRGHGGIAAAVRRSREAVGYSVEDLAITCGLTGAEITRIEIGADVDPGRLRRIAAALRVPTSTFLLN
- a CDS encoding helix-turn-helix domain-containing protein, producing the protein MLFEVHASFLAAYLGSDPVAANSLSQMANSLRRVDVIDHRMLRPGRSAQILIVDCRLPHQHEHQPARLPPELMQLALVSETGLHRSAVFASGFLDYLLWPLIEQEVVSRLGACVAQIEQRSAALFFSADPLVQKSCDLLVQRVARQIPLSELARIVGTNRTTLVNRFETSFGCGPITWLRHYRMAEAARRLRSGNESVSKIAETLGYENSNNFSTAFKSVHGLPPLLYRKMAFRREKPV